The window CGATCTAGCCGCCGGCCAGGCCCCAGCGCTTGCGCAGGGCACCGTCGGCGGCGTTGAAGAACTGGTCGACCAGGATGCCGATCACCAGGACCACGATGATGTACGCGAGGACGGCCACCGCGTCGCTCAGGTCCCGGGCGGTCTGCATCCGGACGCCGATGGACACCGTGCCCGGCACGATGACCAGCAGTTCACCGGCCATCAGGCTGCGCCAGGAGAACGCCCAGCCCTGCTTGAGCCCGGAGACGAACGACGGCAGCGACGCGGGCAGGATCAGGTGCCGGTATTTCGCGATGCCTTTCATGCCCATCACCTGGCCGACCCGCAGCCAGGTCCGCGGCACGTAGTCGATGCCGCTGATCAGGCCGTTCGCCACCGACGGGGCGGCGCCGATGACGACCACGAAGAGGATCGCCTCCTCGCCGAGCTGGAAGAGCAGGATGGCGAGCGGGAACCACATGATCGACGGCATGGTCTGCAGGCCGGTGATCAGCGAGCCGATCGCGGCCCGCAGCGGCTTGAACTGGGAGACCAGCGCACCGAGCAGCGTGCCGATCGCCACCGCCAGCGCGAACCCGGTGAGCGCCCGGGTCATGGTCAGCTGCACGCCGTCCCAGAACTTCGGCTCGGTGATCAGCTCGCCGAGCTCGGCGAACACGTCGGCCGGCGGCGGCAGGACGTAGGCCGGCCGCCACTCGGCCAGGTAGACGATCTGCCAGAGGCCGACGACGATCGCGATCGCCAGCAGTTTCGGCCAGGTGCCCGCCCAGATCCGCTTGCCGAGGGCGCCCTTGTCCTTCTTGGGCGCGAGCTCCAGGGCGTCGAGGCCGCTGACCCGGTCGGCCGCGGTCGCGTTCTCCCCGGACCGGGACTCGGTGCGGGTGTCTTCAGTGGTCGGCAGGTCAGTTGGCATGACGGGCCACCTCCGCGCGGAGCCGGTCGGTGATCTCGGCAGCCTGGCCGGAGACCTCGGTGGAGTCGATGCGCCGCGGGCGTGGGTGGTCGATCTTGTAGTCCTCGATGACCCGACCGGGTCGGCTGCTCAGCAGGATCACCCGGTCACCGAGGCGGACCGCCTCACGCACGTTGTGGGTGACGAAGAGAACGGTGAGCTCCTGCTCGCGCCAGATCCGCTCCAGCTCGTCGTGCAGGATGTCGCGGGTCATCGCGTCGAGCGCGCCGAACGGCTCGTCCATCAGCAGCACGTCGGCGTTCTGGGCCAGGGCCCGGGCCAGCGCGACCCGCTGCCGCATGCCGCCGGACAGCTCATGCGGGCGTTTGCCATCGAAACCGCCCAGCCGGACGATTTCGAGCAGCTCCTGGGCGCGCTTCTTCCGGTCGGCGCGGCCCACCCCCTGCAGCTTGAGCGGCAGCTCGACGTTGGCGGCCACCGAGAGCCAGGGGAAGAGGGCGGCCTCCTGGAACATCAGCGCGACGTGCCGCCCGCCGATGTCCAGAGTGCCGCTGGTGATCTTGTCGAGGCCGGCGACCAGCGAAAGCAGGGTGCTCTTGCCGCAGCCGGAGGCGCCGAGGAGGCAGACGAACTCCCCCTTGTCGACATCGAGTGAGATGTGGTCGAGGGCGAGTAGAGCATTGCTCCCCGAACCGTACTGCTTCGTCACATCGTCGATCCGGACAACCGTACTCATACTCGCCCTCCCATCGAGGTCGCCGTCAAGCGATCTTCTTGACGGCGACCTCGAGGTTTAGATCATTTCCAAGGGGAAAGGCCGGATCAGGCCGCGGAGTCGCTGACTTCGGCCTGGCCGTCCGCCTTCAGCAGCTCGTTCAGCAGCGTGATGTCGTAGATGCCCTTGAGGTCCACCGGGTCGAGCAGGCCGACCTCCTCGGCGTGCTTCGCGCTGGTGAACAGCGAGGACGCGATCGGGTCGTAGGTGAACTTCAGGTTCGCGAACGCGGCGGCGAGGATCTCGTCCTTCAGCGGCTTGCTGGTGAGCTCCTCGATCTGGGCGTTCGCGGCCTTCTGCGCGTCGGCGTTGTTGTCCTTGATGTACTTGACCGCCGCGATGTGGCCCTGGAGCAGTTTCTTGACCGTGCCCGGGTATTCCTTCAGGAACTTCTGGCTGACGATCAGGTGGGTGGTCACGAACTCCTGGTTCGGCCACAGCGTCTTCTCGTCGACCAGGACCTTGCCCTTGGACTCGAGGATCAGCTTGCTGAAGTTGGGCTCCGGCACCCAGGCGCCGTCGATGGTGCCCTGCGCGAACGCCTGGACCGCGGTCGCGTTGTCCTGCGGCAGGACCGAGACGTCGCCGCCGCCGCTGGTGTCGGCGTTCAGGCCGTTCGACTTCAGCCAGGCGCGCAGCGCGACGTCCTGGGTGTTGCCGAGCTGCGGGGTGGCGATCTTCTTGCCCTTGAGGTCGGCCGGGGTGTTGATGCCCTCCCTGACGACCAGGCCGGCACCGCCCGACGTGCTGCCCGCGATGATCTTCAGGGCGGTGCCCTTGGACTTGGACCAGCCGTTGATCGCCGGGTTCGGGCCGATGTAGGTGGCGTCGATCGCGCCGGAGAGCAGCGCCTCGATCGCGGCCGGGCCGGCGTTGAAGGTGCTCGGCTCCAGCTTGGTGCTGCCCAGCTTCTCTTCGAAGATCTTCTTGTTCACGCCGACCAGGGCCGGAGCGTGGGTGATGTTCGGGAAGTAGCCCAGCTTGATGGCCGGGGCCTCGGCGGCGTTTCCGGAGGCGGCCTCGGCGGCGGTCTTCTCCTCCTCCTTGGAACCACAGGCGGCCAGCGCGGTCGTGGCCACCAGAGCAGCCGAGGCAAGGGCGAGCGCACGTATGGTGCGGGAGCTCATGCTCACTCCTAATTTCGTTTCACTGAGGTGTTGGAGAGTTCGGCCAGGGTCTTGTGGTCGACCACACCCTCGATGGCCGCCTCGACGGCGACCCACACGTCGTGCAGCGCCGTCGCTGCCCCGTGGTAGGTCGCCGTTGACGTGGGCAGCCCCCGGACCGTGGTGAGGGCACCCCCGACGGCGCGAACCACATCGCCGACGGTGATCTCCTCGGCCGGGCGGGCCAGGGCGTACCCGCCGTCCACGCCACGATGGCTGTGCAGCAGCCCGGCGCGACGCAGATCGAGCAGGATCCCCTGCAGAAAGCTGAGCGGGATGTCCTGGACGGCGGCCAGTCCGGCCGCCTTGACCAGGCGTGGGTGCTCGGCGGTGACCGCCAGCATCGCGCGTACGGCGTAGTCCGTGCGAGCCGAGACGTACACGCCGCGCTCCCCCTCCCGTTGATACTTCGGTATGCCTATCTGTTGGATGGGAATACTGGACCATATGGGTTTGGTGCGTCAAGCCGCGTCCGGGGAACGGGAAACCGGCATCGGGTGCATTTTCGGGGTGTATCGTGCACGACTTCCCTCGTGGGGGTGACGGGGGTGACAACGACGCGCCGTACCCGGTCCGATTCGCGGCGGAAGACCGGGAACGGATATTGATGCATTTACGCGGCGTCGCCACTCGGCTACGCAGGTGTGTCCGCTAGATTCGTACCGTGGCGCCCAAAATCAAGATCCCCGCGACGAAATACCCGGTCGAGCGGTTCACGCTCGGCAACGGTCTGCGCGTGGTCCTCTCTCCGGATCGCAGCGCCCCGGTGGTCGGCGTGGCAGTCGTCTACGACGTCGGCATCCGCAGTGAGCCGGAGGGCCGGACCGGTTTCGCCCACCTCTTCGAGCACCTGATGTTCCAGGGCTCGGAGAACCTGGAGAAGCTGGCGCACTTCCGCCACGTGCAGGGCGCGGGCGGCAGTTTCAACGGTTCCACCCACCTCGACTACACCGACTATTTCGAGGTCCTGCCGACCGGCGGTCTGGAGCGGGCGCTCTTCCTCGAGGCGGACCGGATGCGCGGCCCCCGGCTCACCGAGGAGAACCTGCGTAACCAGGTCGACGTGGTCAAGGAGGAGATCCGGGTCAACGTGCTGAACCGGCCGTACGGCGGGTTCCCCTGGCTGAAGCTGCCGCCGGTGATGTTCAGCACCTTCGCCAACGCGCACGACGGCTACGGCTCGTTCGAGGACCTGGAGAGCGCCACCGTCGAGGACGCGCAGGGCTTCTTCGACCGCTACTACGCCTGCGGCAACGCGGTGCTCTCGGTCGCCGGTGACTTCGACGTGGCCGAGGCGACCGCGATGATCGAGCGGCACTTCGGCGACGTTCCGGCGCGACCCGCCCCGGAGCTGCCCGACTTCGACGAGGCCGGTCTGAGCGGGGAGCGGCGTGAGTCGTACACCGATCGGATCGCACCGCTGCCGGCGGTGGCCGCCGGATGGCGCGTGCCCGACCCGATCGGCACCTTCGAGGACTACCTGCCGTACGTGGTGCTCGCCGAGGTGCTCACCGACGGTGACGCGTCCCGTCTGGTCGAGCGCCTGATTCAGCGTGACCGCACGGCCACCACGATGGGCGGCTACATCGGCTTCATGGGCGACGAATACCTGGTGCGCAACCCGACCGCGCTGCTGCTTCAGGCTCACATGCCCCCAGGTGGCGACGCCGACAAGGTGTTGCGCACCATCGATGAGGAGCTGGACCGGCTGGCCGCCGACGGGCTCAAGCCGGGCGAGCTCGACCGGACCCAGGCGCGGATGGCGACCCGCGCGCTGCACGGCACCGACGACGTGCTCGGCCGGGCCCAGCCGATGGCCGTCCTGGAGTTGCAGCGCGGCCGCCCCGGCCTGCTCAACGACCTGCCCAAGCTGATCAGCGAGGTGCGTGAGGAGCAGATCGTCGCCGCCGCGGCCACCCTGCGGCCCGAGCACCGCGCCTCCGTCGAAGTGATCCCGGGAGCCTCCTCGTGACCAAGACCCTGCCCGACCTGGTGCCGGACGCCGCGCTGAACCTGCCGCCGGAGCGCGAGCGCACCCTGCCCAACGGGCTCACCGTGATCGCGATCCGCCGGTCCGCGGTGCCGCTGGTCGAGGTGCGGCTACGGATCCCGTTCGCGCGTGCCGAGCTGGCCCCGGCGACCCTGCTCTCCCAGGCGCTCTTCACCGGCACCAGCGGGATGAACAGCATCGACATCGCCGCCGCGCTGCAGGCCGTCGGTGGCAGTCTGGGCGCCGGGATCGACCCGGACCGGCTGCTGATCAGCGGCAACGCGCTCGCCGATGGCCTGGACCGGACGCTCGAACTGCTCGCCTCGGTGCTCACCGACGCCACCTACCCGGTCGAGGAGGTGTCCACCGAGCGGGACCGGCTCGGCGACCACATCCAGGTGGCGCTCAGCCAGCCGGCGCACCTGGCCCGGGTGGCCCTGCTCAAGCGGATGTACGGCGACCACCCGTACGCGGTGCAGACCCCCGAGCCCGAGGAGATCCGCGCGCTGTCGCCGGAGCCGCTGCGCGAGCTGCACGCCGCCCGGGTCCGCCCGGCCGGCGCGGTATTGGTGCTGGTCGGCGACATCGACCCGGACCAGGCCATCGACACCGCGGAGAAGATTCTCGGCGGCTGGTCGGGCCGCGCGCCGGACGGCGGCCTGCCGCCCATCCCGGTGCTGGAGACCGGCCCGCTGCTGCTCGTGGACCGGCCCGGCTCGGTGCAGTCCTCGCTGCGGCTGGCGCTGCCCGCGCTGACCCGTACCGACCCCGACTACGCCGCCTTCAACCTGGCGAACCTGGTGTTCGGTGGCTACTTCTCGTCCCGGTGGACCGAGAACATCCGAGAGGACAAGGGCTACACCTACGGGGCGTACTCGTCGATCGACCACTACGTCGCCGGCTCGGCCCTGGTCGCCGCGGCCGAGGTGGCCACCGAGGTGACCGGCCCGTCGCTGCTGGAGACGGTCTACGAGCTGGGCCGGATCGCCAGCCTCCCGCCCGGTGAGGAGGAGCTGGAACAGGCCCGGCGCTACGCCCTCGGCACGCTCCGACTCGGCATGTCCACTCAGGCCGGACTGGCCGGGCTGGCCGGCATGTACGCCGGTTTCGGGCTCCGCCTCGACCATCTCCGGGAGTACTCGGCGGCACTCGCCGCGGCCACCCGCGAGGAGGTGGCCGCCGCGGCCACGAAGTATCTCGCCCCGTCCCGGGCGGTGACCGTGATCCTCGGTGACGCCGAGAAGATCGAGTCGCAGCTGTCCGCCCTGACCGTCGTGGAGCGCAGCGCAGCGTGATCAGTTCCGAGAAACCGAGTGGTCCGCCGCTCGCCCGTACCACCCTCGACCGCGCGGCCGAGCACCGCCGGGACGAGAAATGGCTCGCCGCCGCCTGGGAACGCGGCCAGGTCCTCGTCGTGGACCTGGCCAAGGGCGGCCGGGCCCTGGTCACCGACCACCCCGACGGCAGCGCCGCGCTGATCCTGGTGCCGTCGTCGGCGGCGCCGGAGGCCGAGCGCTGGTTCCTCGGCGTCGGCCCAGACGGCACCCCGTACTGGGCCGTCGACGGTCCACTGGAAGCCGCCGACGGCGTGCGGGCGACCGGGCTCCGCGAGTCCGGGCACCTGCTCGACGACCTCGGCACCGGTCTGCTCACCACGGCCGTCGCCCTCGGCAACTGGCACCGCAGCCACCGCTACTCGCCGA of the Actinoplanes sichuanensis genome contains:
- a CDS encoding RrF2 family transcriptional regulator, whose amino-acid sequence is MYVSARTDYAVRAMLAVTAEHPRLVKAAGLAAVQDIPLSFLQGILLDLRRAGLLHSHRGVDGGYALARPAEEITVGDVVRAVGGALTTVRGLPTSTATYHGAATALHDVWVAVEAAIEGVVDHKTLAELSNTSVKRN
- a CDS encoding ABC transporter ATP-binding protein, producing MSTVVRIDDVTKQYGSGSNALLALDHISLDVDKGEFVCLLGASGCGKSTLLSLVAGLDKITSGTLDIGGRHVALMFQEAALFPWLSVAANVELPLKLQGVGRADRKKRAQELLEIVRLGGFDGKRPHELSGGMRQRVALARALAQNADVLLMDEPFGALDAMTRDILHDELERIWREQELTVLFVTHNVREAVRLGDRVILLSSRPGRVIEDYKIDHPRPRRIDSTEVSGQAAEITDRLRAEVARHAN
- a CDS encoding M16 family metallopeptidase yields the protein MTKTLPDLVPDAALNLPPERERTLPNGLTVIAIRRSAVPLVEVRLRIPFARAELAPATLLSQALFTGTSGMNSIDIAAALQAVGGSLGAGIDPDRLLISGNALADGLDRTLELLASVLTDATYPVEEVSTERDRLGDHIQVALSQPAHLARVALLKRMYGDHPYAVQTPEPEEIRALSPEPLRELHAARVRPAGAVLVLVGDIDPDQAIDTAEKILGGWSGRAPDGGLPPIPVLETGPLLLVDRPGSVQSSLRLALPALTRTDPDYAAFNLANLVFGGYFSSRWTENIREDKGYTYGAYSSIDHYVAGSALVAAAEVATEVTGPSLLETVYELGRIASLPPGEEELEQARRYALGTLRLGMSTQAGLAGLAGMYAGFGLRLDHLREYSAALAAATREEVAAAATKYLAPSRAVTVILGDAEKIESQLSALTVVERSAA
- a CDS encoding ABC transporter substrate-binding protein, which translates into the protein MSSRTIRALALASAALVATTALAACGSKEEEKTAAEAASGNAAEAPAIKLGYFPNITHAPALVGVNKKIFEEKLGSTKLEPSTFNAGPAAIEALLSGAIDATYIGPNPAINGWSKSKGTALKIIAGSTSGGAGLVVREGINTPADLKGKKIATPQLGNTQDVALRAWLKSNGLNADTSGGGDVSVLPQDNATAVQAFAQGTIDGAWVPEPNFSKLILESKGKVLVDEKTLWPNQEFVTTHLIVSQKFLKEYPGTVKKLLQGHIAAVKYIKDNNADAQKAANAQIEELTSKPLKDEILAAAFANLKFTYDPIASSLFTSAKHAEEVGLLDPVDLKGIYDITLLNELLKADGQAEVSDSAA
- a CDS encoding ABC transporter permease, coding for MPTDLPTTEDTRTESRSGENATAADRVSGLDALELAPKKDKGALGKRIWAGTWPKLLAIAIVVGLWQIVYLAEWRPAYVLPPPADVFAELGELITEPKFWDGVQLTMTRALTGFALAVAIGTLLGALVSQFKPLRAAIGSLITGLQTMPSIMWFPLAILLFQLGEEAILFVVVIGAAPSVANGLISGIDYVPRTWLRVGQVMGMKGIAKYRHLILPASLPSFVSGLKQGWAFSWRSLMAGELLVIVPGTVSIGVRMQTARDLSDAVAVLAYIIVVLVIGILVDQFFNAADGALRKRWGLAGG
- a CDS encoding M16 family metallopeptidase translates to MAPKIKIPATKYPVERFTLGNGLRVVLSPDRSAPVVGVAVVYDVGIRSEPEGRTGFAHLFEHLMFQGSENLEKLAHFRHVQGAGGSFNGSTHLDYTDYFEVLPTGGLERALFLEADRMRGPRLTEENLRNQVDVVKEEIRVNVLNRPYGGFPWLKLPPVMFSTFANAHDGYGSFEDLESATVEDAQGFFDRYYACGNAVLSVAGDFDVAEATAMIERHFGDVPARPAPELPDFDEAGLSGERRESYTDRIAPLPAVAAGWRVPDPIGTFEDYLPYVVLAEVLTDGDASRLVERLIQRDRTATTMGGYIGFMGDEYLVRNPTALLLQAHMPPGGDADKVLRTIDEELDRLAADGLKPGELDRTQARMATRALHGTDDVLGRAQPMAVLELQRGRPGLLNDLPKLISEVREEQIVAAAATLRPEHRASVEVIPGASS